A genomic segment from Peribacillus sp. ACCC06369 encodes:
- a CDS encoding thioredoxin domain-containing protein: MANKKKGNQKQSSAFTFWIIGLIAVIIIGFIFLANGKDEDTAVNEIDYKSQPYLGEKSAPVQIVEFGDYKCPVCKTFEEQFFPSIQSELIETGKAQFYFMNYSFINVDSTRSAKFAESVYQELGNDTFWKFHELLYDKQPDDLKYEKEDVFTDKFLEETLKEIANDKDVKKVVSSFKAEKSEDQWNKDMELADELGVSGTPSLFVNGKKFEGNTIDDLVKMVDDAAKEK; the protein is encoded by the coding sequence ATGGCTAATAAAAAAAAGGGTAATCAAAAACAATCTTCTGCATTCACGTTTTGGATCATAGGGTTAATCGCTGTAATCATTATTGGCTTTATATTTTTAGCAAATGGGAAGGACGAAGATACAGCCGTTAATGAAATCGATTATAAATCACAGCCTTATTTGGGAGAAAAATCGGCTCCTGTCCAAATAGTGGAATTTGGTGATTATAAATGTCCAGTATGTAAGACATTCGAGGAACAATTCTTTCCTTCCATACAAAGTGAACTGATCGAAACAGGAAAAGCGCAATTTTATTTCATGAATTATTCGTTCATTAACGTCGATTCAACCAGATCCGCTAAATTTGCGGAAAGTGTTTATCAAGAATTAGGAAATGATACCTTTTGGAAATTTCATGAGCTGTTGTACGATAAGCAGCCAGATGACTTGAAATATGAAAAGGAAGATGTCTTTACGGATAAATTCTTAGAAGAAACATTGAAAGAAATCGCAAATGACAAAGATGTGAAAAAGGTCGTTTCCTCTTTTAAAGCCGAAAAGTCCGAGGACCAATGGAACAAGGATATGGAGTTGGCCGACGAATTGGGCGTTTCTGGAACACCTTCCTTATTTGTCAATGGCAAGAAGTTTGAAGGAAATACAATTGATGATTTAGTGAAAATGGTTGATGATGCAGCGAAGGAGAAATAG
- a CDS encoding NAD(P)-dependent oxidoreductase, with translation MKIGIIGASGKAGSLILKETLTRGHEVTAIVRDEAKVQIQGASVLEKDLFALKAEDIKEFDVVVNAFGAAPGKEHLHVDAGKILIDAMKGAPKTKLIVVGGAGSLFVDEAKTTRVLETPEFPKEYFATAYNQSKNLEDLQNATGIQWTFISPSAFFDPQGNRTGGYKLGRDNLLVNSKGESYVSYADFALAVLDEIENPQHINQRFTVVAEAE, from the coding sequence ATGAAAATAGGTATTATAGGTGCGAGCGGAAAAGCTGGAAGTCTGATTTTAAAGGAAACATTGACTAGGGGACATGAAGTTACGGCCATTGTCAGAGATGAAGCCAAAGTCCAAATTCAAGGTGCATCCGTACTGGAAAAGGATCTATTCGCTCTGAAAGCGGAAGATATTAAAGAATTTGATGTGGTAGTGAATGCCTTTGGCGCTGCTCCAGGGAAAGAACATCTGCATGTGGATGCAGGAAAAATCCTAATTGACGCCATGAAAGGGGCTCCTAAAACTAAACTGATCGTTGTTGGCGGAGCTGGAAGTCTTTTCGTTGACGAGGCGAAAACGACACGTGTACTGGAAACGCCTGAATTCCCTAAAGAATACTTTGCAACGGCATATAATCAATCCAAGAACCTTGAGGATTTACAAAATGCCACTGGGATCCAATGGACGTTCATCAGTCCTTCAGCCTTCTTTGATCCGCAAGGAAATAGAACCGGAGGGTATAAATTGGGTAGAGACAACCTTCTTGTAAACTCAAAGGGTGAGAGTTATGTAAGTTACGCCGATTTTGCCCTTGCAGTACTTGATGAAATTGAAAACCCGCAACACATCAACCAACGCTTCACCGTTGTTGCCGAAGCTGAATAA
- a CDS encoding Rrf2 family transcriptional regulator, with the protein MSISTRFSVGIHILSLLEINKEGVNTSDFIAKSVNTNPALIRKITGMLKNAGLVNVRPGIAGATLAKDLSDITLLDVYQAVNVVSDKELFGIHENPNPACTVGRNIQDTIEPIFSVAELALEKALGVVTIEDVVRGILEKDKN; encoded by the coding sequence ATGTCCATCAGTACCCGCTTTTCCGTAGGAATCCATATATTATCTCTTTTAGAAATAAACAAAGAAGGCGTTAACACTTCTGATTTTATAGCAAAAAGTGTAAACACAAACCCAGCCTTAATCAGAAAAATCACCGGCATGCTGAAGAATGCAGGTTTAGTGAACGTTCGGCCGGGTATCGCCGGAGCGACATTGGCCAAGGACTTATCAGATATTACTTTGCTCGATGTTTATCAGGCTGTTAACGTTGTCTCCGATAAAGAATTATTTGGAATCCATGAAAATCCTAATCCAGCATGCACTGTTGGAAGAAATATACAAGATACAATAGAGCCCATCTTTTCAGTCGCTGAACTTGCCTTGGAAAAGGCGCTTGGAGTGGTGACTATAGAGGATGTCGTTAGAGGTATTCTGGAAAAGGATAAAAACTAA
- a CDS encoding SH3 domain-containing protein has product MKKLIIPTFCFAVLSTVAFEEKISAAPLQAEHANIEKSVMFVNVNSGSLNMRKTGGDSASIVAKLAKGTQVTVYSESRGWAKIRANGKDGYVSTKYLSATKPGTLTKAAVTIKTAEKYVNVSTGSLNMRKSGMDSASVVAKLTRGTQVTVYSESKGWAKIKANGKDGYVSTKYLSATKPGTVTKAAAPVKTTMKYVNVSTGSLIMRKSGADSASVVAKLTRGTQVTVYSESKGWAKIKANGKDGYVSTKYLSATKPGTVTKAAAPVKTTTKYVNASTLNMRKSATVSSSIITRLSKGTKVTVYSESNGWAKIKANGKDGYVSTKYLSAAKPESGTTVATPEKTTIKYVNTGSLNMRKSGTESSNIVARLSKGTKVTVYLESKGWGKVKANGKDGYVSTKYLSTSKPGSGSTVATPEKTTTKYVNTGLLNMRKSGTASSSIVSMLSKGTKVTVYLESKGWAKIKANGKDGHVSTKYLSTTKPGTETTPSIPDKTTTKYVNVSSGTLNMRKSGSESASIVAKLSKGTQVTVYSETKGWAKIKANGQDGYVSADLLSTTKPEAKPSIPEKTTVKYVNVSSGSLNMRNKPSESASVIVKLAKGVKVEVISESNGWSKIKAYGGEGYVNTQYLSATKPGSVPESPNLNPDEEETTLVKYVKVNDGSSLNMRSFASASASIIAKLVNNTAVTVYSESNGWSRVTANGKTGYVSTQYLTAKAQGPGSSNGSIIRIDKEYNLTMDKMVEIQMAVNGQTDKTYKTYIREDGLTLINSTTGTVKGSGWRVRGGAGSNYWAVGAVSNNQSLNIKSKVKGSDGYYWYEVSYNKTWVNASPDDINYNLNPDNFVNDPIKSFQFVKLSQVTNMNVSEVNARILSGKGILQGQAATFTTAGEKYGVNEIYLISHALLETGNGTSPLATGVKVNGKTVYNMYGVGAFDGTAVSSGAQYAYKAGWFTPEAAIIGGAEFIAKGYISAGQDTLYKMRWNPTAAEKNGNASHQYATDIGWATKQVKQIYNLYSLLDSYKMTIEVPKYK; this is encoded by the coding sequence ATGAAGAAATTAATTATACCAACTTTCTGTTTTGCAGTGTTGTCTACAGTTGCTTTCGAAGAAAAAATATCTGCAGCTCCACTACAAGCAGAGCATGCCAATATTGAAAAGAGCGTCATGTTTGTAAATGTAAATTCCGGTTCGCTAAATATGAGAAAAACTGGTGGGGATAGTGCAAGCATAGTTGCAAAGCTGGCAAAAGGCACACAAGTAACCGTATATTCGGAATCCAGAGGCTGGGCGAAGATCAGAGCCAATGGAAAAGATGGATATGTCAGTACCAAGTATTTATCGGCAACGAAGCCAGGGACTTTAACTAAAGCTGCAGTAACCATTAAAACGGCAGAGAAATATGTGAATGTCAGTACAGGTTCACTCAATATGCGCAAAAGTGGAATGGATAGTGCAAGCGTAGTCGCGAAGCTGACAAGGGGCACACAGGTAACGGTGTATTCGGAATCCAAAGGCTGGGCGAAGATCAAAGCCAATGGAAAAGACGGATATGTCAGTACGAAGTATCTATCGGCAACGAAGCCTGGTACGGTAACCAAGGCTGCGGCACCCGTTAAAACGACAATGAAATATGTGAATGTGAGCACAGGTTCACTTATTATGCGGAAAAGTGGGGCAGATAGTGCAAGCGTAGTCGCGAAGCTGACAAGAGGCACACAGGTAACGGTGTATTCGGAATCCAAAGGCTGGGCGAAGATCAAAGCCAATGGAAAAGACGGATATGTCAGTACGAAGTATCTATCGGCAACGAAGCCTGGTACGGTAACCAAGGCTGCGGCACCCGTTAAAACGACGACAAAATATGTCAATGCAAGCACGCTCAATATGCGAAAAAGCGCGACAGTAAGTTCAAGCATAATTACGAGGCTTTCAAAAGGAACCAAAGTGACGGTGTATTCGGAATCCAATGGCTGGGCAAAAATCAAAGCCAATGGAAAAGACGGTTATGTCAGCACCAAATACCTGTCTGCTGCAAAGCCGGAATCGGGAACTACAGTAGCCACACCTGAAAAAACGACGATAAAATATGTGAACACGGGTTCACTCAATATGCGAAAAAGTGGTACAGAAAGTTCAAACATAGTCGCGAGGCTTTCAAAAGGAACGAAAGTGACGGTGTATTTGGAATCCAAAGGCTGGGGGAAAGTCAAAGCCAATGGAAAGGACGGATATGTCAGCACCAAATATCTATCGACGTCAAAGCCGGGATCGGGATCCACAGTAGCCACGCCAGAAAAAACGACGACGAAATATGTGAACACGGGTTTACTTAATATGCGAAAAAGTGGTACAGCAAGTTCAAGCATAGTTTCGATGCTTTCAAAAGGAACGAAAGTGACGGTATATTTGGAATCCAAAGGCTGGGCGAAGATCAAGGCCAATGGAAAAGACGGACATGTCAGCACCAAATATTTATCGACAACAAAACCAGGAACGGAAACCACGCCCTCCATACCTGATAAAACGACGACGAAATATGTCAATGTAAGCTCAGGAACGCTTAATATGAGAAAAAGCGGGTCGGAAAGTGCCAGCATAGTCGCGAAGCTTTCAAAAGGAACGCAAGTAACGGTGTATTCGGAAACCAAAGGTTGGGCGAAAATCAAAGCCAATGGGCAAGATGGGTATGTCAGTGCTGACCTTCTTTCAACAACAAAGCCAGAAGCCAAACCCTCCATACCTGAAAAAACGACGGTGAAATATGTAAATGTAAGCTCTGGTTCTCTGAATATGCGGAATAAACCGTCAGAAAGTGCTTCCGTTATTGTGAAATTGGCAAAGGGTGTGAAGGTGGAAGTCATCTCGGAATCAAATGGCTGGTCAAAAATAAAAGCGTATGGCGGAGAAGGTTATGTCAATACGCAATATCTATCAGCAACGAAGCCTGGTTCTGTACCGGAAAGCCCGAATCTCAATCCAGACGAGGAAGAAACCACGTTAGTTAAATATGTAAAAGTGAATGATGGCTCCAGTCTTAATATGCGCTCTTTTGCATCAGCTTCCGCTTCAATTATAGCCAAACTCGTAAACAATACGGCCGTAACGGTGTATTCTGAGTCCAATGGTTGGTCAAGGGTCACGGCTAATGGAAAAACGGGATATGTCAGTACGCAATATTTAACTGCTAAAGCACAAGGTCCAGGAAGTTCGAATGGATCGATAATCAGGATCGATAAAGAGTACAATCTTACGATGGACAAGATGGTTGAAATTCAAATGGCCGTAAATGGTCAAACGGATAAAACGTATAAAACCTACATACGTGAGGATGGGTTAACTTTAATCAATTCAACAACGGGAACGGTAAAAGGAAGCGGATGGCGTGTTAGGGGCGGAGCTGGATCTAATTATTGGGCAGTCGGTGCCGTCAGCAATAATCAATCATTGAATATTAAATCAAAAGTAAAGGGCTCTGACGGATACTATTGGTATGAAGTGAGTTATAACAAGACATGGGTAAATGCCAGTCCGGATGATATAAACTATAATCTCAACCCAGATAATTTTGTGAATGATCCAATCAAATCGTTCCAGTTCGTTAAGCTCTCCCAGGTCACCAACATGAACGTTTCTGAAGTGAATGCTAGAATCCTTTCAGGTAAAGGGATTTTACAAGGCCAAGCTGCAACCTTCACTACGGCAGGGGAAAAATATGGGGTCAATGAAATTTACCTGATTTCACATGCTTTGCTGGAGACCGGGAACGGTACTTCACCGTTAGCAACTGGAGTTAAGGTGAATGGGAAAACGGTCTATAATATGTACGGAGTGGGAGCTTTTGACGGAACAGCGGTAAGCAGCGGCGCTCAATACGCATATAAAGCAGGCTGGTTCACCCCGGAAGCGGCCATAATAGGCGGTGCCGAATTCATCGCCAAAGGGTATATCTCTGCTGGACAGGACACGCTTTACAAAATGAGATGGAATCCTACAGCTGCAGAGAAAAATGGAAATGCTTCACACCAGTATGCAACTGATATTGGCTGGGCAACAAAACAAGTGAAACAGATTTATAATTTGTATAGTTTACTAGATTCCTATAAAATGACGATTGAAGTTCCTAAGTATAAATAA
- a CDS encoding disulfide oxidoreductase — translation MNKPLLFSWILSIIATAGSLYFSEILHYVPCTFCWYQRILMYPLVILLGRAFYEQDLKIHRYILPLSILGMLVSGYHYSLQKIPALQHFEMCQSGVPCSGEYINWLGFITIPFLAFIAFTLITICMGLLMRKNGKN, via the coding sequence ATGAACAAACCACTATTATTTTCGTGGATCCTATCCATCATTGCCACTGCTGGAAGTCTCTACTTTAGTGAGATTCTCCATTATGTACCTTGTACCTTTTGTTGGTATCAAAGGATCTTGATGTACCCGCTCGTTATTTTATTGGGCCGGGCCTTTTATGAGCAAGACCTGAAAATCCATCGATACATCCTCCCATTATCGATTTTGGGCATGTTGGTGTCAGGGTATCACTATAGTCTGCAAAAAATTCCGGCCCTACAGCATTTCGAAATGTGCCAAAGCGGTGTTCCCTGCTCAGGCGAGTATATAAATTGGCTAGGATTCATCACGATCCCGTTTTTGGCTTTTATTGCTTTTACTCTCATTACTATCTGTATGGGATTGCTAATGAGGAAGAATGGAAAGAACTGA